A stretch of Microbulbifer bruguierae DNA encodes these proteins:
- a CDS encoding PKD domain-containing protein produces MKNFFPICILSTLLIGCGGSGGSDGGDGAVAPQNRAPIAVAGNNLSTDLGQSVNLSGAASSDPDGDSLTYSWSISSSPGNSNPIISSGSQVEANFTADTAGSYEIELTVSDGSISSSDTITITVTGASNPSLVANAGSGYSASEGFQIQLDGSASTAADNSSLTYSWKIVSAPSSSTTMLVDANSATPTLESTSVGSYEVELTVTSDDGSTATDIATVLVLDYLPIMTKAENYTQILPADDTRIIYVSSQTGDDANDGLSSETPVQTIQHGASLLRDGFPDWLALKAGDTWETGIGGWRKSGRSADEPMVITSYGSGDARPLLRTHDQDALRYQGGSGSPAYVDYLVIHGLHFFAASREPGSPDFTSETSNSTGIVWLRGTNSLLIEDNMFQYFTTAIVLQETGDIDIKNVLIKNNVITDSYGVGSHSQGIYIQSTDNVRIERNVFDHVGWNEQIEGANKTKFNHSIYVQSSNRGVEIVDNIIARSSSHGIQLRPGGLMQGNVLVENAISLMLGGDSMEGEPGIIQDNVILHGSDLSDEEYRGWGIDLTANIVSAEVRNNIVAHENSMASDPRAIKEHTLSTESGNAIYEWGSQSQSEEIFVNPSITIADLDLQAGGSGTLESFYENIRKKSLRDPSTHSESKYDVDYIRHYFQDGFKIAQ; encoded by the coding sequence ATGAAAAACTTTTTCCCTATTTGTATTCTATCAACACTGTTAATCGGCTGCGGTGGCAGTGGTGGTAGTGATGGCGGAGATGGTGCGGTCGCGCCCCAGAATAGAGCTCCTATAGCCGTTGCAGGAAACAATCTGAGTACAGACCTCGGGCAATCCGTTAACTTGAGTGGTGCGGCAAGTTCCGACCCCGACGGTGATTCACTGACTTACAGCTGGAGCATCTCCTCGTCACCAGGTAATTCAAATCCCATTATTTCATCCGGCTCACAGGTGGAAGCAAATTTCACTGCAGATACTGCCGGTAGTTATGAAATTGAACTCACCGTAAGTGATGGCTCGATTTCCTCTTCCGACACAATAACCATAACCGTGACTGGAGCATCTAATCCATCGCTCGTTGCAAATGCCGGAAGTGGCTATTCAGCTTCCGAGGGATTTCAAATCCAACTGGATGGAAGCGCTAGTACCGCTGCGGACAATAGTTCGCTGACTTATAGCTGGAAAATCGTGTCGGCGCCTTCTAGCTCCACAACAATGCTGGTTGATGCCAACTCTGCGACCCCAACTCTAGAATCGACCTCTGTTGGTAGCTACGAAGTTGAACTAACCGTTACTTCCGACGATGGAAGCACTGCAACAGATATTGCCACTGTTCTAGTGTTGGACTACCTACCGATCATGACCAAAGCTGAGAACTACACTCAAATTTTGCCAGCTGATGATACCCGTATAATCTACGTTAGCAGCCAGACTGGGGATGACGCCAATGACGGTCTTTCTTCAGAAACCCCGGTACAAACCATTCAGCATGGAGCTTCCCTGCTTCGTGACGGATTTCCAGATTGGCTCGCACTTAAAGCGGGAGATACCTGGGAGACAGGTATTGGCGGCTGGCGGAAATCCGGGCGCAGCGCTGACGAACCTATGGTAATTACGAGCTATGGTTCCGGCGATGCTCGACCTCTTTTACGCACTCATGACCAGGACGCCCTCCGATATCAGGGGGGCAGCGGTAGTCCTGCATACGTAGATTATCTCGTAATTCACGGCTTACACTTTTTCGCGGCATCACGTGAACCCGGGTCTCCTGACTTTACCAGTGAAACATCAAACAGTACCGGTATCGTCTGGCTCCGTGGCACTAACAGTCTCTTAATTGAAGACAATATGTTCCAATATTTCACCACCGCTATTGTTTTGCAGGAAACTGGTGATATTGATATCAAAAACGTCCTCATTAAAAACAATGTCATCACTGATTCATATGGTGTAGGTAGCCATTCACAAGGTATATATATTCAATCAACCGATAATGTACGTATCGAGCGAAACGTATTTGATCATGTAGGCTGGAACGAACAAATAGAAGGTGCCAACAAAACAAAGTTCAATCATTCGATCTATGTTCAATCATCCAATCGGGGAGTTGAAATCGTAGATAACATAATTGCCCGTAGTTCAAGCCACGGTATTCAACTTCGCCCAGGCGGGTTGATGCAAGGAAACGTCCTAGTAGAGAATGCGATCAGCCTTATGTTGGGCGGAGACTCCATGGAAGGCGAACCAGGTATTATTCAGGATAATGTGATTCTTCATGGAAGCGATCTATCAGATGAGGAATACAGGGGTTGGGGTATAGACTTAACTGCGAATATCGTGTCCGCAGAAGTACGCAACAACATTGTTGCACATGAGAATTCAATGGCGAGTGACCCAAGGGCAATTAAAGAGCACACACTTTCAACCGAATCAGGTAACGCCATCTATGAATGGGGAAGCCAGTCACAGAGTGAAGAGATTTTTGTAAACCCCTCGATCACTATTGCTGACCTGGATCTTCAAGCTGGTGGCAGCGGTACGCTTGAATCTTTCTACGAGAATATCAGGAAAAAATCACTTAGAGATCCTAGTACACACTCTGAATCTAAGTACGATGTTGATTACATCAGACACTATTTCCAAGATGGATTTAAAATTGCTCAATAG
- a CDS encoding glycosyltransferase family 4 protein — protein MTNSGSLAVLIPEFPGQTHIFFWREIQALRLDGASVKIISTRAPKTRNFHEFCSEIDETFYLTPLRYFTSILFCLRNPRWFASTLAYCFSLKCSLKLRFRTLLFIPVAANLAAYCTEHSIHHVHVHSSADASHITALASLCKKFTYSVCIHGNLNQYGDNHKAKLSSAKFIVTVTKPLQEEIYSTIPQYPKDRVHVLAMGVDVTKFLPRKYPEILEKQFVITSVSRLVHVKGHKFALQALAQLPSEINFLYQIVGDGELRSELENEVQTLGLNDRVTFLGFQKEGEVYNTLMNTDIFMLTSFGFGEAAPVAIMEAMACGVASICSIIGGTKDMITNQHDGMLVQQKNIHDIKQAVLFLLSDRKRLATIGANARKTAEEKFSHKQSASTLLQYISQNQLA, from the coding sequence ATGACAAATTCAGGTAGCCTGGCGGTTCTTATACCAGAATTTCCAGGTCAAACTCATATATTTTTTTGGAGAGAAATTCAGGCGCTTAGGCTCGATGGAGCTAGTGTTAAAATCATATCGACTCGCGCACCCAAGACGAGAAACTTCCATGAGTTTTGCAGTGAGATCGACGAGACATTTTATCTAACACCGTTACGCTATTTTACGAGCATCCTCTTCTGTCTGCGCAATCCGCGCTGGTTTGCATCAACACTAGCATATTGTTTTTCATTAAAATGCAGCCTGAAATTGCGTTTTCGGACACTTCTCTTTATTCCTGTCGCCGCTAATCTTGCCGCGTACTGTACAGAGCATTCTATACATCACGTACACGTTCACTCCTCAGCAGATGCCTCGCATATTACTGCCCTAGCTTCGCTTTGCAAAAAGTTTACATACAGCGTATGTATCCATGGCAATCTCAATCAATATGGAGATAACCATAAAGCAAAGCTCTCCTCTGCAAAATTTATAGTAACTGTAACAAAACCGCTACAAGAGGAGATCTATTCTACAATCCCCCAGTACCCGAAGGATAGAGTTCACGTACTGGCGATGGGTGTGGACGTTACCAAATTTTTGCCTAGAAAATACCCCGAAATCCTTGAAAAACAATTTGTTATAACCTCCGTTAGCCGACTTGTGCATGTAAAGGGCCACAAATTTGCCCTACAAGCTCTAGCCCAGCTACCATCTGAGATCAATTTCTTATACCAAATTGTTGGCGATGGGGAGTTACGATCTGAATTAGAAAATGAAGTTCAAACTTTGGGACTAAATGATAGAGTTACCTTCCTAGGCTTCCAAAAAGAAGGCGAGGTATACAATACATTAATGAACACTGACATTTTTATGTTAACCAGTTTTGGATTCGGGGAAGCTGCGCCCGTTGCAATCATGGAGGCAATGGCTTGTGGTGTCGCATCAATTTGTTCGATTATTGGCGGCACTAAAGATATGATTACTAATCAGCATGACGGGATGCTTGTCCAACAAAAAAACATTCATGATATTAAGCAAGCAGTTTTATTCTTGCTGTCCGATCGTAAAAGGCTAGCCACAATCGGGGCAAATGCCCGGAAAACTGCGGAAGAAAAGTTTAGCCATAAACAGTCAGCAAGCACTTTGCTTCAATACATTAGCCAGAACCAGCTAGCGTAG
- a CDS encoding glycosyltransferase family 4 protein yields the protein MRNKVLLVVESCNPELSSVPLVGYNFARIIQRFSDVHLVTHCRNREALKRDGLIENITYYEQSWLEVIYYKFLVFFSTYRGQVIWPLRHALQYPIYFFFNRFVYRKFSLAVMRGEYDIVHAMTPMMPRFPYKIVNACKRGKQKTIFILGPVNGGVPFPKAFKHVARKEFSFLNWLRSVGGWIIPGYRKTYLSADAILTGSKYTNTWIKDTFKISKSRLIPVYENGVSDEFYSNIDVTSFTNDQNPYDTHEVSIRDVSEENSVLSLLFIGRLEPYKGCDMLLQAVQRVRDRKPGRIKLTIVGDGSQRKQLEHFVQVNDLTNDVLFRGWIPHSAVPQEYASAELFCFPSVREFGGAVVMEAMASGLPCIVVDNGGIGEYVTESSGVKIAPISREHVIEELMASILEFTENRKLLKELSNGARARAVDFSWSSKRTALEKIYNELSIQLESGEATLAGSG from the coding sequence ATGAGAAATAAAGTACTGCTTGTTGTTGAAAGTTGTAACCCCGAACTTAGTTCGGTGCCGTTGGTGGGGTATAATTTTGCGCGGATTATTCAAAGGTTTTCAGATGTCCATCTGGTGACTCACTGTAGGAACAGAGAGGCGTTAAAAAGAGATGGACTAATAGAGAATATCACTTACTACGAGCAAAGCTGGCTTGAAGTAATTTATTACAAATTTTTGGTGTTCTTTTCGACTTACAGGGGCCAGGTAATATGGCCGCTGAGGCATGCACTACAGTATCCAATTTATTTCTTCTTTAACCGATTTGTATATCGAAAATTTTCATTAGCTGTTATGCGTGGAGAATACGACATAGTTCACGCCATGACTCCAATGATGCCACGATTCCCGTACAAGATCGTAAATGCATGTAAGCGTGGGAAACAAAAAACTATTTTTATACTTGGGCCTGTAAACGGCGGCGTACCATTCCCAAAAGCGTTTAAACATGTAGCTAGGAAAGAATTCAGTTTTTTAAATTGGTTGCGGTCGGTGGGCGGATGGATAATTCCTGGTTACAGAAAGACATATTTATCTGCGGATGCAATTCTTACTGGTTCTAAATATACGAATACGTGGATAAAGGATACGTTTAAAATCTCAAAAAGCAGACTAATTCCGGTGTATGAAAATGGCGTGTCAGACGAGTTTTACTCAAATATTGACGTGACATCATTCACAAATGACCAAAATCCATACGACACTCATGAAGTATCCATTCGTGATGTGAGTGAAGAAAATTCCGTTTTGAGTTTGTTATTTATTGGTCGCCTGGAGCCCTACAAAGGATGCGATATGCTTTTGCAGGCGGTACAGCGCGTACGGGACCGAAAACCCGGTCGAATTAAACTTACCATTGTTGGTGATGGTTCTCAGCGAAAACAATTAGAGCATTTCGTTCAAGTTAACGACTTGACTAATGATGTGTTATTTAGAGGTTGGATTCCGCATTCCGCTGTACCGCAAGAGTATGCTTCGGCAGAATTGTTCTGCTTTCCTTCTGTTAGAGAGTTCGGTGGCGCGGTAGTAATGGAGGCGATGGCATCAGGTCTGCCGTGTATTGTTGTAGATAATGGAGGGATTGGGGAATACGTTACTGAGAGCTCCGGTGTGAAGATAGCTCCTATAAGTCGTGAACATGTTATCGAAGAATTGATGGCATCGATACTTGAATTCACAGAAAATCGAAAATTACTAAAAGAACTATCTAACGGTGCGAGAGCGCGCGCAGTTGATTTTTCCTGGAGTAGCAAGCGCACAGCTCTCGAAAAAATATACAACGAATTATCAATTCAGCTAGAGAGCGGTGAGGCTACGCTAGCTGGTTCTGGCTAA
- a CDS encoding immunoglobulin-like domain-containing protein: MLVICTACGGGGNPSQTLPEPAPEKNTPPKVELLGARRIQLLHGANYEDAGAVAHDKQDGDITDKIVTEGLPINTSVAGDYEIRYTVTDSESAVAEVARRVIVSENESPTITLLGANEISVNEGARFVDPGAEASDIEDGELTSKIEVENGVNTEVPGNYKVFYRVSDSAGATASVERDISVIGKPSEYSHIPITIDKEGFSSFQPQSDSKLIYVSSSSGDDFNDGLSPKTAVKSIAKGKELLRDGFPDWLLLKIGDEWSEGLGRWVKSGRSAKQPMIVTSYGTGLTRPLLLTGARSGIRASGGGGSPKQVDYLVFSGLHFYAETRDPDSDSFSNTDGASGIVWLRGSTYLLIEDNCFDHYQTGIAIMDISDLNVSGVEIRKNVIVDSFSTDGHSQGIYIQETEGVTIEENIFDHNGWHESLSGAQATKFNHSIYIQGDNLDVQIKNNIISRSSSHGMQLRPGGLIEGNFLIRNPISILLGMSDVSDDDGVVVNNVILNGNDIGSEPRGWGIDFKPENNGVIKNNIVAHVLTDSGNRFGIKTSDYATYSGNVVYDWEEIRGAQENYVDPKRTIEEYNVLMGGEATFDSFVEKIRAQSRLDWNPDYSTESLNRFFREGFSPKE, encoded by the coding sequence ATGTTGGTCATCTGTACAGCTTGCGGGGGCGGAGGGAACCCATCACAGACATTACCTGAACCTGCTCCGGAAAAAAATACGCCACCTAAGGTGGAATTATTGGGAGCACGTAGAATTCAGTTGCTTCATGGAGCCAACTATGAAGATGCCGGTGCAGTTGCACATGACAAACAAGACGGCGATATAACCGACAAAATCGTCACTGAAGGGCTGCCGATTAATACCTCTGTCGCGGGTGACTACGAAATTAGATATACCGTCACCGATAGTGAAAGCGCTGTTGCAGAGGTGGCTCGGCGAGTGATTGTTTCAGAAAACGAATCACCAACGATTACGTTGTTGGGGGCGAATGAAATAAGTGTGAATGAAGGAGCTCGATTCGTGGATCCGGGCGCCGAAGCAAGCGATATTGAAGATGGAGAACTTACATCAAAAATTGAAGTAGAAAATGGCGTCAACACAGAAGTACCCGGTAATTATAAAGTATTTTATAGAGTTTCAGATTCCGCGGGGGCAACCGCATCCGTTGAACGAGATATATCTGTCATTGGAAAACCATCGGAATATTCCCACATCCCCATTACTATAGACAAAGAAGGGTTCTCCAGCTTTCAACCTCAGTCTGACTCAAAATTGATATATGTAAGCAGTAGTTCCGGAGATGATTTTAATGACGGGCTTTCGCCTAAGACAGCGGTCAAGAGTATTGCAAAAGGCAAAGAGTTACTTAGAGACGGGTTTCCTGACTGGTTACTGCTAAAAATCGGCGATGAGTGGTCGGAAGGCTTGGGAAGATGGGTCAAAAGTGGTCGTTCAGCAAAGCAGCCGATGATTGTAACTTCTTACGGCACCGGTTTAACACGCCCTTTATTATTGACCGGTGCACGTTCGGGGATTCGTGCGTCTGGAGGCGGCGGCTCGCCTAAGCAAGTCGATTACCTGGTATTTAGTGGATTGCACTTCTATGCAGAGACTCGTGACCCCGACTCTGACTCGTTTTCAAATACCGACGGTGCGTCGGGAATAGTATGGCTTCGAGGATCTACCTATTTGTTAATAGAAGATAACTGCTTCGATCACTATCAAACTGGCATTGCGATAATGGACATTAGTGATCTGAATGTCAGTGGCGTTGAGATTAGAAAAAACGTCATTGTTGATTCCTTCTCCACGGATGGTCATTCTCAGGGAATTTATATACAGGAAACAGAGGGTGTCACGATAGAAGAAAATATTTTCGACCATAACGGCTGGCATGAATCTCTTTCCGGAGCACAAGCTACTAAATTCAATCATTCGATCTATATTCAGGGAGATAACCTAGATGTACAGATCAAGAACAACATAATAAGTCGAAGCTCTAGTCACGGTATGCAGCTTCGCCCAGGTGGTTTGATTGAAGGAAATTTTCTAATTCGAAACCCCATATCGATATTGTTAGGAATGTCCGACGTTAGTGATGATGATGGGGTTGTCGTAAACAATGTTATTTTAAATGGAAATGATATTGGGTCAGAACCACGAGGCTGGGGGATCGATTTTAAACCAGAGAATAATGGTGTGATTAAAAACAATATCGTGGCGCACGTCTTGACCGACTCTGGAAATAGATTCGGGATAAAAACATCCGATTATGCGACTTATTCGGGAAATGTTGTGTACGACTGGGAAGAGATCAGGGGTGCTCAAGAGAATTACGTAGATCCGAAAAGGACGATCGAAGAGTATAACGTTTTGATGGGGGGGGAAGCCACGTTTGATTCATTTGTCGAAAAAATCCGGGCCCAATCGCGGCTGGATTGGAATCCGGATTATTCAACTGAAAGTTTAAACCGGTTCTTTCGAGAGGGATTTAGCCCGAAAGAATAA